The following proteins are co-located in the Topomyia yanbarensis strain Yona2022 unplaced genomic scaffold, ASM3024719v1 HiC_scaffold_187, whole genome shotgun sequence genome:
- the LOC131694887 gene encoding uncharacterized protein LOC131694887, with the protein MLKDESVSSEHEEEFLKKNKEHLLETLAQLMQSAKDYKNGKNTELIDTWAERLEEIAKEYRRVVCVLEMHGGCYREERAEFENKYCALRAFYTKQIKDNHAQSAHTVHVRQLSHIRYPELNLPRFTGKLEDWCVFRDAFESAIGNREEVANIDKFQYLKGLVHGEAARIIEAISVCDEGYNDAWRALKLRYENKRQLVRCHIKALFDTPAMKRETADELLGLVDKFEQHISVLRRLGEGTDAWSSMLVYQLSIRLDSHTLREWENYCARLDSDNVAAVLGGTADPIFEDCDDTMPSYISMVNFLQNYARVLQSVGPSSLAGREREPKPKPPVKFGAHISCSSTKLGPQSTRKCEQCNQDHSLYQCPQFQRLSDQQRLEVVRFKKLCLNCLRHVDHFAKNCPWKSCNRCPRKHHSLLHGAQFTQQTPSAPQPNGTVTLVAQPTAVESTHTSTAALQPSSAQFHSTQPPKATRNPATMQPFSLPGNFHYATVACDKENQQNTVILPTALVEVEDIGGRRITARCLLDSGSQSHFITRALCQKLKLPCSSAPSPILVSGIGQTTTKATQFVTAKVSSRVSPFTIEPRLLILPHLAITLPSSTINIRGWHIPEAVQLADPTFHLSKQIDIILGAEYFFNTLRYGRIQLGEQLPILQNSALGWFVSGACVISDHDHTDPRSCFSSSTVRLEELLRKFWELETVRDSKGWSPTDRICEEHCIANTSRTPESRYMVKLPEREELIILLGDNKYQATRRFLSLERSLQQDLERMAMYKDFIDQYISLGHMREVSPQELEVRPQFILPHHGVLKLDSSTTKLRTVFDASCKSRSGLALNDTLLPGPTIQDTLVALVLRFRIHRYVVSADIEKMFRQVLVHPSDQPLQRILWRGDPRDSLKLYQLQTVTYGLNNSPFLATRVLLQLAEDEKMKFPVAARIAKKDFYVDNLLTGANDTLELQRICKQMIGLLNAGGFPLRQWSANSQEVLNIVPENLRETRTLLELDRDSSITALGLRWEPAADTLSFKPPKWKGNQQLTKRTVLSQMSSLFDPLGLVGPSIVRAKIIMQSLWKHQLDWDAPLPSQYAQEWNNYQLDIPCLENLRVPRAAILFPHHDLQIHGFSDASEQAYGACLYLRSINASGQCSVQLLTAKSRVAPVDSKSIPRLELSAALLLTHLLVQVTASTGISIPTYLWTDSTVVLS; encoded by the coding sequence ATGCTGAAGGACGAGTCAGTGAGCAGTGAGCATGAAGAGGAGTTTTTAAAAAAGAATAAGGAGCATTTGCTGGAGACCTTAGCACAGTTGATGCAAAGTGCAAAGGATTACAAGAATGGAAAAAATACTGAGTTGATAGACACGTGGGCGGAAAGACTGGAAGAAATTGCTAAGGAATATCGACGTGTAGTGTGTGTTTTAGAGATGCATGGTGGGTGCTATAGAGAGGAACGTGCtgagtttgaaaataaatactgCGCCCTTCGAGCATTTTATACAAAACAAATCAAGGACAACCATGCCCAAAGTGCTCACACCGTTCACGTTCGTCAGCTCAGCCACATTCGTTACCCTGAACTGAACCTTCCCCGTTTCACTGGCAAATTGGAAGATTGGTGTGTGTTCCGGGATGCTTTCGAGTCCGCTATAGGCAATCGTGAGGAGGTAGCTAACATCGATAAGTTTCAATATTTGAAGGGACTAGTTCACGGTGAGGCTGCGAGAATCATTGAGGCCATTTCGGTTTGTGATGAAGGATACAACGATGCGTGGCGTGCATTGAAATTGCGTTATGAGAACAAGCGTCAGTTAGTTCGATGTCACATAAAGGCCTTGTTCGATACTCCTGCTATGAAAAGGGAGACAGCCGATGAACTTTTAGGGCTGGTGGACAAATTCGAACAGCATATTTCCGTTTTAAGACGTTTGGGAGAAGGTACGGATGCCTGGAGTTCTATGTTGGTCTACCAGTTGTCAATTCGTTTGGATTCCCACACGTTGCGTGAATGGGAAAACTACTGCGCTCGCCTCGATTCAGACAACGTAGCCGCCGTGCTTGGAGGGACGGCTGACCCTATTTTTGAGGATTGTGATGATACCATGCCATCTTACATCTCGATGGTAAACTTTCTGCAAAATTATGCAAGGGTTCTTCAATCAGTTGGACCCTCTTCCCTTGCTGGACGGGAGCGCGAACCCAAGCCTAAGCCACCAGTTAAGTTTGGCGCTCATATTAGCTGTTCGTCCACTAAGCTAGGTCCCCAGAGCACGAGAAAATGTGAACAGTGTAATCAGGATCATTCTCTCTATCAATGTCCGCAATTTCAAAGATTGTCAGACCAACAGCGATTGGAAGTCGTCAGATTCAAGAAGCTGTGTCTCAATTGCCTCCGTCATGTCGACCACTTTGCTAAAAATTGTCCGTGGAAATCATGCAATCGATGTCCGCGTAAACATCACTCACTTCTCCACGGAGCACAGTTTACACAGCAGACCCCTTCTGCTCCCCAGCCTAATGGAACAGTAACCCTTGTAGCTCAACCGACTGCTGTCGAAAGCACTCATACTTCAACTGCTGCACTGCAACCATCGTCTGCTCAATTTCATTCTACACAACCACCAAAGGCCACCAGAAACCCCGCCACAATGCAACCGTTTAGTTTGCCGGGGAATTTTCACTACGCCACGGTAGCATGCGATAAGGAAAATCAACAGAACACCGTAATTCTTCCTACTGCGCTAGTAGAAGTTGAGGACATTGGAGGACGCAGAATCACAGCTAGATGCTTGTTGGACTCAGGATCGCAGAGTCATTTTATAACCCGCGCACTTTGTCAAAAACTGAAGCTTCCTTGTTCAAGTGCACCATCTCCCATTCTGGTCAGCGGTATCGGCCAGACAACTACGAAAGCAACGCAATTCGTCAccgccaaggtgtcgtccagaGTTTCTCCATTTACAATTGAACCCAGACTTTTGATTCTGCCGCACCTTGCCATCACTCTGCCATCATCTACCATTAATATACGAGGATGGCATATCCCTGAAGCAGTACAGTTAGCCGATCCTACATTCCATTTGTCAAAGCAAATCGACATCATTTTGGGTGCTGAGTATTTTTTCAACACGCTACGGTATGGTCGTATTCAATTGGGTGAGCAACTACCGATACTGCAGAATTCGGCACTTGGATGGTTTGTCTCCGGCGCTTGCGTGATATCAGATCACGATCACACAGATCCACGATCCTGTTTTTCAAGCAGTACTGTACGCCTTGAAGAACTTCTTCGTAAGTTTTGGGAACTAGAAACAGTTCGGGACTCGAAGGGATGGTCGCCCACCGATCGAATTTGTGAAGAACATTGTATTGCTAATACTTCGCGAACGCCTGAAAGCCGTTATATGGTAAAACTACCGGAACGCGAAGAATTGATTATACTGCTAGGCGACAACAAATACCAGGCCACTCGACGATTTCTCTCATTGGAACGTTCATTGCAACAAGATCTAGAAAGGATGGCCATGTACAAAGATTTCATCGATCAGTATATATCCTTGGGCCACATGCGTGAGGTAAGCCCTCAAGAACTTGAGGTACGTCCACAGTTTATACTACCACATCATGGAGTACTTAAACTTGACAGTAGTACTACAAAACTGAGAACAGTATTCGATGCGTCTTGTAAATCACGTTCCGGATTGGCGCTAAACGATACGTTGCTACCTGGGCCCACTATACAGGACACTCTCGTGGCGCTCGTGCTACGGTTTCGCATTCACAGATACGTTGTTTCAGCagacattgaaaaaatgtttagaCAGGTGCTGGTGCATCCATCCGATCAACCGTTACAACGCATCCTTTGGCGAGGGGATCCCCGGGACTCCCTGAAATTGTACCAGCTGCAGACGGTTACCTACGGGTTAAACAATTCGCCCTTCCTAGCTACACGTGTCCTGTTACAACTGGCTGAGGacgagaaaatgaaatttccagtGGCTGCTCGCATAGCTAAGAAGGATTTCTACGTTGATAATCTTCTCACCGGAGCAAACGACACGTTAGAGCTTCAACGAATTTGTAAGCAGATGATTGGTCTACTCAACGCCGGCGGTTTTCCTCTTCGACAATGGTCGGCAAATTCTCAAGAAGTTTTGAATATAGTTCCAGAAAATCTTCGCGAAACCCGCACACTGTTGGAATTAGATCGAGATTCTTCTATTACCGCTCTCGGATTACGTTGGGAGCCAGCCGCAGATACGCTTTCATTCAAACCACCAAAGTGGAAAGGAAATCAACAGCTCACCAAACGGACTGTGCTGTCACAGATGAGCAGTCTTTTTGACCCTCTTGGGTTAGTAGGACCAAGCATAGTTCGTGCAAAAATTATAATGCAGTCTCTGTGGAAACATCAACTCGATTGGGACGCACCATTGCCGTCACAGTACGCACAGGAATGGAACAATTACCAGCTAGATATACCGTGCTTGGAAAATCTTCGAGTACCACGAGCCGCAATATTGTTCCCGCATCATGATCTGCAGATCCATGGATTCAGTGACGCGTCAGAGCAGGCATATGGCGCATGCCTTTACTTGAGGTCGATCAACGCTTCCGGACAATGTTCTGTACAACTGCTTACAGCAAAATCCCGAGTGGCTCCAGTTGATAGCAAGTCAATCCCACGATTGGAACTCTCCGCTGCGCTTCTTCTCACACATCTTCTCGTCCAAGTCACCGCTAGTACAGGCATCTCCATACCAACCTACCTGTGGACGGATTCCACCGTCGTTCTGAGTTAG
- the LOC131694888 gene encoding uncharacterized protein LOC131694888 has product MSLHHLLNCSLWWHGPRWVNALDIAWPKNPVSRKECGEVPELRKVVSLVATTQPEDIINRYSHLNRLIRTCAWWHRFRENTRCEASVRVIGSLSSAEIDRALITLVRRVQEEHFALDRRQLERNQKLHPKSKLRFLKPQLVDGLIRVGGRLHHSALAIDEKHPIVLPAKHHLTTLIARRYHEKTMHGGPNLLLSTIRQRFWPLRGRECVRSIVHDCITCTRARPRSLEQLMGDLPPVRVNKSFPFENVGVDFAGPVFLKPPNRKADPVKGYVAVYVCLAVKAVHLDLVPDMTTDGFIASLRRFTGRRGKPSTIYCDNGRNFVGAQRELSELRKLFLTQRHRDAVTNEGIDNGIHFLFIAPRSPSLGGIWEAAVKSMKLHLRRIMGNAMLTETEFTTALIQVEAALNSRPITPMSEDPQDLQPLTPGHFLVGKPLNAIPEPDLSGIPESRLSRWQRVQNLSQHFWRRWHHEYLNTLQNRYRWTEETSNLAKNAIVLLRDENLPPQRWAIGRVVDVHPGEDGLVRLASVKTNNGITQRAVNKLCLLPVEVSPSDLTQSRSITPISSHEEK; this is encoded by the coding sequence ATGAGTCTACATCATCTGTTAAACTGTTCTTTGTGGTGGCATGGACCCAGATGGGTGAATGCTTTGGATATCGCTTGGCCGAAAAATCCAGTCTCGAGAAAAGAATGCGGTGAAGTTCCTGAACTTAGGAAGGTTGTTTCATTAGTAGCAACTACGcaaccagaagatataatcaatCGTTACTCACACCTGAACCGGTTGATTCGCACCTGCGCGTGGTGGCACCGTTTCCGCGAGAATACCCGTTGCGAAGCAAGCGTCCGTGTGATCGGTTCGTTATCCTCCGCGGAAATTGACCGCGCGTTAATCACTCTCGTTCGTCGTGTCCAAGAAGAACACTTTGCTCTAGATAGGAGGCAATTGGAGCGGAACCAAAAGTTACACCCGAAATCTAAGCTGAGATTTCTGAAACCGCAACTAGTTGATGGCCTTATTCGAGTTGGTGGCCGGTTGCATCATTCCGCTCTCGCCATCGACGAAAAACATCCCATCGTGCTTCCGGCAAAACATCACCTCACCACGTTAATTGCGAGACGTTATCACGAGAAAACCATGCATGGAGGCCCTAATTTGCTGCTGTCAACAATTCGTCAAAGGTTCTGGCCACTTAGGGGCCGGGAATGCGTCCGTTCAATTGTACACGACTGTATCACTTGCACCCGTGCTCGCCCCAGATCGTTGGAACAGTTGATGGGCGATCTACCACCGGTCCGAGTAAACAAATCCTTTCCCTTTGAAAATGTGGGAGTGGATTTCGCCGGACCTGTATTCCTGAAACCACCTAATCGGAAGGCAGACCCTGTAAAGGGGTACGTTGCGGTATATGTGTGCCTTGCAGTCAAGGCGGTCCACCTAGACCTAGTTCCGGATATGACGACTGACGGATTCATCGCCAGTCTACGACGCTTCACAGGCAGACGTGGAAAACCCAGCACCATCTACTGCGATAACGGTCGCAATTTTGTTGGAGCCCAACGAGAATTAAGCGAGCTACGTAAACTCTTCCTGACACAACGCCATCGGGATGCCGTAACTAACGAAGGCATCGATAATGGCATTCACTTTCTCTTCATTGCACCCCGCTCTCCATCATTAGGAGGAATATGGGAGGCGGCGGTCAAATCGATGAAGCTGCATCTTCGTCGCATCATGGGAAATGCAATGCTCACCGAAACCGAATTTACGACCGCTCTCATTCAGGTAGAAGCGGCACTCAACTCTCGTCCAATAACTCCCATGTCAGAGGACCCTCAGGATTTACAACCATTGACGCCGGGACATTTTCTGGTAGGTAAGCCATTAAACGCAATACCCGAACCAGATCTCAGCGGAATTCCCGAAAGCCGCCTTTCTCGATGGCAACGTGTTCAAAATCTCAGTCAGCACTTTTGGCGACGCTGGCACCACGAATATCTCAACACGTTGCAGAATCGTTATCGTTGGACGGAAGAAACATCAAATCTCGCGAAGAATGCAATAGTGCTGCTACGAGATGAGAATCTTCCCCCACAGCGGTGGGCGATCGGCAGAGTCGTTGACGTTCACCCAGGCGAAGATGGACTGGTTCGTTTGGCATCTGTAAAAACCAACAACGGAATCACCCAGAGAGCAGTGAACAAATTGTGCCTACTACCAGTGGAAGTTAGCCCGAGTGATCTAACCCAGTCCAGATCTATCACACCCATTTCATCTCACGAGGAAAAATAA